GATGAGGGAGAGATAAAGGAGTGTGTGGCTGCATGCGGGACCACGTGGGAGGGCTGTGACGTGGAGTGGGGTGCCCGGGCGTGACCGGGCTTGACTGGCAGCCTCATTCGTCCCCAGATTTTGAGACGGATCTAAGGTATGCCGGTCAATCTAAACGTTTAGAAATAAAATGAAGGGTCTTTCTGGTTCAATTTTTTTAATCAAACACGGACGAGACATGCGTTTTAGACGTTTAGCAAAGAAATAGGGgtccgattgtagatgctcttaatAGCACTAGTCTATGTGTCATCTCATTGAATGAAACAAGACCCGGAGCAAAATTTTAGCGGTCAACAAGCGAAAATGCTACATCCGCGGGATCGTCCTTGTTTATCAAGGAAGGTAGCATCCGCCGACGAGCTTCTTCTTCCTCAAAGCTCAAGCTGCAGTCACGACTTGATCCCTATAAAAGTTCTAGCTTTTTTCTCCTTTCTTTATATGTAGCCCGCACACGATGCCGTGGTGTACCACAGGGCAGAGGGACAACTATTTACATGCATACtactggatgaagctgaaagagaAGATTGTACGGAACAACATGATTCGTTGATGAAAAATTTATTGGACATTCGGAATCTAGTCGAATTTGAGACACTGTTGTGCTAGACTTAATTTGCATGCtatggatgatttgtgctattttctatccgaactttgatgaatatcagtcggtttgcatgaatttcatccgattGGTTTAAATGTGTGTAAAAATGTATGTTGCTAGCGTTGATAACGTTCTGGTCCCTCCgtttctttatataaggtgtatttatttCTTGAAAAGTCAAACGAGTGCAAGTTCGACCGAGTTTTCAGAAAAATAtatatatcaacattcacaatacgcAATTTATACCATTTGATCCATCATGAAGAGCAATTTCATATTTTATCTAGTAGGTATTACAGATGTTGTTAGTTTGTTCTATGATCTTGGTCAAACATTCAAATGATTGACTTGCACAGaaatcaatacaccttatattctcgAACAGAGGGAGTTTATTGCTAGCGGTGGATGACATCCTGGTCCCTGTTCAAAAAATTTGCTTCCCTTAGAACTTCACACGGTGCATTATATACATGAATAAATATGAGCCAAGGGATGAATACAAATGTGTGATCCATTAGACCCACGCACTACCGTGTTCCACTTCTACACTCTGCCCTAgctagtgcatgcatgcatggagcgAATGCTGCTCCCTAGGAGACATGGAAAGTTGTCGACCACGTACGACACATTTTGGCGACGTCGTGACCGTTCAGGAGTCGATAGCCGcatgcggcggtggcggcgacgtgCGGCAGCTCGACCGCCGCCGCAGCCATTCGTCGAGGCACGGCCGGTGGAACGCATGCCGGCACCCGGGCAGCCACCGGAGCTCGTCGCCATCTGCGTACTCGGCCAGGCACGCCGCACATGTTGTGTGCTTTTCGTCCGGCGGCTGGCCACCATCGGCCGACGCGGTGCCCGCAGCTGCTATCTGGCCTTCGTCCCGTTGACTAGCCGCCGAGGAGTACACCGTGGTCGGGTAAGCGGCCAGGACGGCCTCGTCGACCCCGCACGTCCGCCGCAGGCCGAGCTCCACGTCGACGACGCTCTGATGTGACGGCGACGGTGATGCGCGGTGCGCCTGGCGCCGGTTGGAGCAGAGGAAGGTGAAGAGGGAGACGACGAGGAGCGCAGCCATGGAGGCGCCGATCAGCAGCACGGTGGAGCCGGGCATGGTGGTCTCTCGCGGCAATATCCAACCGCAACCCGTCCGGTCGTGCCACTCTCAAGTCTCAATATATTGTCCGTGGGTGCGTCAAGTTGCCCGCGACATCACGGGTCGAGATCAAATCAGATCTCTGGCATCAGCCTTCGGACATGCATATATACACTCAGTGAGAACGAATTAGCCTGGTCCAAATCCAAACCAACGCGCTACTAGCCAATTGGCAGGCTAATTAGGCATCACGTTTGAATATTATGTAATTACCGGCTGTTCCTCGTCAAAGTATACTCTTTTAAGTTTTATAAAGATTGCTTGTTGCACGCGTCAATGATTCACGTGCCAGTAGTATAATATGACCACCGTGTAACTTTGCCAGGAGAAAGA
This portion of the Triticum aestivum cultivar Chinese Spring unplaced genomic scaffold, IWGSC CS RefSeq v2.1 scaffold170489, whole genome shotgun sequence genome encodes:
- the LOC123176595 gene encoding E3 ubiquitin-protein ligase Os03g0188200-like — protein: MPGSTVLLIGASMAALLVVSLFTFLCSNRRQAHRASPSPSHQSVVDVELGLRRTCGVDEAVLAAYPTTVYSSAASQRDEGQIAAAGTASADGGQPPDEKHTTCAACLAEYADGDELRWLPGCRHAFHRPCLDEWLRRRSSCRTSPPPPHAAIDS